One genomic segment of Deinococcus depolymerans includes these proteins:
- a CDS encoding DUF1343 domain-containing protein has protein sequence MSAAHTTPPADGPRVGLEHLLARPGQAAGWGRTGLLTNPSGVTGDLTPAAVALARAGLIPERLFGPEHGVDGSGAPGEAPELERDAASGLPTTVLYHLSAGETARRLAGLDTLIVDLQDVGVRFYTYVSTVRDVLRAARLRPLRIVILDRPNPLGFTVEGPLLDPAFESYVGISAQLPLRHGLTIGEVTRVLAAAEDVPVQVIPTDAPDGWHPQRPWVPPSPNLPDLDATALYPAGALVEALDASEGRGTALPFRLFGAPGLDAQALAARLNALNLGVTARPAHFTPTTSKHAGQRCAGVHLHRTGPAGDLLPLGLALLTALEEQGAARNADWLQKLLGVPSGDLPATPGAALHAAAAWQDAARAHARTLRPHHLYAR, from the coding sequence GTGAGCGCCGCACACACGACCCCCCCTGCGGACGGCCCGCGCGTCGGGCTGGAGCACCTGCTCGCCCGGCCCGGGCAGGCCGCCGGGTGGGGCCGCACCGGGCTGCTCACCAACCCCAGCGGCGTCACCGGTGACCTCACGCCGGCCGCCGTGGCCCTCGCCCGCGCCGGACTGATCCCCGAACGCCTGTTCGGACCCGAACACGGCGTGGACGGCAGCGGCGCTCCCGGCGAGGCCCCGGAACTCGAACGGGACGCCGCGAGCGGCCTGCCCACCACCGTCCTGTACCACCTGAGCGCCGGGGAGACCGCCCGCCGCCTCGCGGGCCTCGACACCCTGATCGTGGACCTGCAGGACGTCGGCGTGCGCTTCTACACCTACGTCAGCACCGTCCGCGACGTCCTGCGCGCCGCGCGCCTCCGCCCGCTGCGGATCGTGATCCTCGACCGGCCCAACCCGCTGGGCTTCACGGTCGAGGGGCCGCTGCTCGACCCGGCCTTCGAATCGTACGTGGGCATCAGCGCCCAGCTGCCGCTGCGCCACGGCCTGACCATCGGCGAGGTCACCCGCGTCCTCGCCGCCGCCGAGGACGTCCCCGTGCAGGTCATCCCCACCGACGCCCCGGACGGATGGCACCCGCAGCGGCCCTGGGTGCCGCCCAGCCCGAACCTGCCGGACCTCGACGCGACCGCCCTGTACCCCGCCGGGGCGCTCGTGGAAGCGCTCGACGCCAGCGAGGGACGCGGCACCGCCCTCCCGTTCCGGCTGTTCGGCGCGCCCGGCCTGGACGCCCAGGCACTCGCCGCGCGCCTGAACGCCCTGAACCTGGGCGTCACCGCCCGCCCCGCCCACTTCACACCCACCACCAGCAAACACGCCGGGCAACGCTGCGCCGGCGTCCACCTGCACCGCACCGGCCCCGCCGGCGACCTGCTGCCGCTGGGTCTGGCGCTGCTGACCGCCCTGGAGGAACAGGGCGCCGCCCGCAACGCCGACTGGCTGCAGAAACTCCTGGGCGTGCCGTCCGGCGACCTGCCTGC